A genome region from Anolis carolinensis isolate JA03-04 chromosome 6, rAnoCar3.1.pri, whole genome shotgun sequence includes the following:
- the cd2bp2 gene encoding CD2 antigen cytoplasmic tail-binding protein 2 isoform X1, whose amino-acid sequence MSKRKVTFEDQGDEDEEEMSLPKKKLVEPAIGGPGSRFKGKHSLDSDEEDDEEEEGRGSKYDILASDDVEGQESATIDYEDGVRITPFNLQEEMEEGHFDSEGNYFLKKEAMIRDNWLDNIDWVKIKEQPPGRKKPPLDSGEDNGEGDEDDLEIGQTPLGKKELLEGMVDLVQPGETVARAIQRLGDRGGPKNSGRQQKPWSRLKANEAEQAEQGEPQKIGSPERKEQLERLSGLADQMVARGVYEIYQETREKLALRLRALEHPHVAPSGAEPELDMFAEDIDEAKLGEKTPAAGSEAQQQDDDDDNSLSEVMWEYKWENTNSSELYGPFSSSQMQDWVSQGYFPDGVYCRKVENSEGQFYNSKRIDFDLYT is encoded by the exons ATGTCAAAACGCAAGGTAACCTTTGAAGACCAAGGTGATGAAGATGAAGAGGAAATGAGTTTGCCAAAGAAGAAG CTTGTAGAACCTGCCATTGGTGGGCCAGGTAGTCGTTTTAAGGGCAAACACTCATTAGACAGTGATGAGGAAGATGACGAAGAGGAGGAAGGACGAGGCAGTAAATATGACATCTTGGCATCAGATGATGTGGAGG GGCAGGAATCTGCCACTATTGACTACGAAGATGGTGTTCGGATCACCCCATTCAATTTGCAGGAAGAGATGGAAGAAGGCCATTTCGATTCAGAGGGCAACTACTTCTTGAAGAAAGAGGCAATGATTCGTGACAACTGGTTGGACAACATAGACTGG GTCAAAATAAAAGAACAGCCTCCTGGTCGGAAGAAACCACCACTGGATTCTGGGGAAGACAACGGCGAAGGTGACGAAGATGACCTTGAAATTGGCCAGACACCTTTAGGGAAGAAGGAGCTATTAGAAGGGATGGTGGATTTGGTGCAACCTGGCGAGACGGTGGCCAGAGCCATTCAAAGGCTTGGAGATAGAGGTGGGCCCAAGAACAGTGGGCGTCAGCAGAAGCCCTGGAGCCGCCTCAAGGCAAACGAAGCAGAGCAAGCTGAGCAAGGGGAGCCCCAGAAGATTGGGTCGCCAGAGCGGAAAGAGCAGCTGGAGCGCCTGTCTGGGCTGGCTGACCAAATGGTGGCTCGGGGCGTGTACGAGATCTACCAGGAGACCCGGGAGAAGCTGGCGCTGAGGCTCCGGGCATTGGAGCATCCTCATGTAGCACCTTCCGGTGCTGAGCCGGAGCTTGATATGTTTGCCGAAGATATTGATGAAGCAAAACTGGGGGAGAAGACGCCGGCAG CAGGAAGCGAGGCTCAGCAgcaggatgatgatgacgacaactcTCTCTCTGAGGTGATGTGGGAATATAAATGGGAAAACACAAACTCATCCGAACTCTATGGCCCATTTAGCAGCTCACAGATGCAG GACTGGGTGTCCCAGGGCTATTTCCCTGACGGGGTTTACTGCCGGAAAGTGGAAAATTCTGAGGGCCAGTTCTACAACTCCAAGCGCATTGACTTCGACCTCTACACGTGA
- the cd2bp2 gene encoding CD2 antigen cytoplasmic tail-binding protein 2 isoform X2, giving the protein MSKRKVTFEDQGDEDEEEMSLPKKKLVEPAIGGPGSRFKGKHSLDSDEEDDEEEEGRGSKYDILASDDVEGQESATIDYEDGVRITPFNLQEEMEEGHFDSEGNYFLKKEAMIRDNWLDNIDWVKIKEQPPGRKKPPLDSGEDNGEGDEDDLEIGQTPLGKKELLEGMVDLVQPGETVARAIQRLGDRGGPKNSGRQQKPWSRLKANEAEQAEQGEPQKIGSPERKEQLERLSGLADQMVARGVYEIYQETREKLALRLRALEHPHVAPSGAEPELDMFAEDIDEAKLGEKTPAGSEAQQQDDDDDNSLSEVMWEYKWENTNSSELYGPFSSSQMQDWVSQGYFPDGVYCRKVENSEGQFYNSKRIDFDLYT; this is encoded by the exons ATGTCAAAACGCAAGGTAACCTTTGAAGACCAAGGTGATGAAGATGAAGAGGAAATGAGTTTGCCAAAGAAGAAG CTTGTAGAACCTGCCATTGGTGGGCCAGGTAGTCGTTTTAAGGGCAAACACTCATTAGACAGTGATGAGGAAGATGACGAAGAGGAGGAAGGACGAGGCAGTAAATATGACATCTTGGCATCAGATGATGTGGAGG GGCAGGAATCTGCCACTATTGACTACGAAGATGGTGTTCGGATCACCCCATTCAATTTGCAGGAAGAGATGGAAGAAGGCCATTTCGATTCAGAGGGCAACTACTTCTTGAAGAAAGAGGCAATGATTCGTGACAACTGGTTGGACAACATAGACTGG GTCAAAATAAAAGAACAGCCTCCTGGTCGGAAGAAACCACCACTGGATTCTGGGGAAGACAACGGCGAAGGTGACGAAGATGACCTTGAAATTGGCCAGACACCTTTAGGGAAGAAGGAGCTATTAGAAGGGATGGTGGATTTGGTGCAACCTGGCGAGACGGTGGCCAGAGCCATTCAAAGGCTTGGAGATAGAGGTGGGCCCAAGAACAGTGGGCGTCAGCAGAAGCCCTGGAGCCGCCTCAAGGCAAACGAAGCAGAGCAAGCTGAGCAAGGGGAGCCCCAGAAGATTGGGTCGCCAGAGCGGAAAGAGCAGCTGGAGCGCCTGTCTGGGCTGGCTGACCAAATGGTGGCTCGGGGCGTGTACGAGATCTACCAGGAGACCCGGGAGAAGCTGGCGCTGAGGCTCCGGGCATTGGAGCATCCTCATGTAGCACCTTCCGGTGCTGAGCCGGAGCTTGATATGTTTGCCGAAGATATTGATGAAGCAAAACTGGGGGAGAAGACGCCGGCAG GAAGCGAGGCTCAGCAgcaggatgatgatgacgacaactcTCTCTCTGAGGTGATGTGGGAATATAAATGGGAAAACACAAACTCATCCGAACTCTATGGCCCATTTAGCAGCTCACAGATGCAG GACTGGGTGTCCCAGGGCTATTTCCCTGACGGGGTTTACTGCCGGAAAGTGGAAAATTCTGAGGGCCAGTTCTACAACTCCAAGCGCATTGACTTCGACCTCTACACGTGA